The DNA region tagataaagaaaaaaaaattcaacaagATTTCCCCTTTTTCCTTTCTGTGTTGTCAGTTCTTACTCTCTGTACCTCCACTAATGACATACACTATACTACTATTTTCTTGATTCTTTGATGTTAGCCTTTTATTCTTCAACAAATATCTAAGTATAACTTGTGAAGCAATGTAATTTATTCAACAAAGGTATAAATTCCCAAGTTGGTTCCTAAGTTTGAAGGGTATTTGCACTTTGGTCAAGGAATCTTGGTGAAAATGTATTTTCTTGGTACTGTATAATGTTTTGTTTATTTTACAACAACCCCTTTTAGTCTACTGGCAAAGAAATGAACCCCAGATAAAGTTTGGGTTTTTATTTGGGTTTTTGAAGCTCTGGTTCTTGTTTTGCTTTTTTCTAAGTTCAGGAGTTTAGTGAATTTTCTTGGTTGTGTATAATTTTGTGTATTGTAAGAACCCCAGATAAAGTTTGAGTTTTTATTTGGGTTCTTGAAGCTTATGGGTGGATTTAGGAGTTTAGTGAGTTGTCTTGGTTTTGTATAATTTTGTGTATTTCAAGAACCCCTGATAAAGTTTGGGTTTTTGAAGTTTTGGTTGTAGTTTTCCTTTTTTCTGTTGTTATGGGTGGATTTTTGAGTTTAGTGAATTATTTTGGTTCTGTATAATTGAGTGTATTGTAAGAATCCCAGAAAAAGTTTGGGTTTTTATTTGGGGTTTTGAAGCTTTGATTGTAGTTTTGCTATTTTCTTCCCCTATTGTTGTGTAGCTTTGGGTGGATTAAGGAGTTCAGTGAGTTTTCTTGGAAATACTTGAAAAAAGTTAAATGCTTTTTACTGATGTAATGGCTGCAGAGTCTAATACAGGGTTTCACCAGCAAGCTTTAGGGGCAATTGGTAGCTCATCACCCCAGATGATGTTGATGAGTGATTACTATAGTCAACTTGGAATGAATTTCGATGTAAATAATAGCGGTGTAGGAGGAGGAGGGATGTTGTTTTCGGGGAATCCAACAATGATAAACAACAATAACACTAGTAGCAATAGCCATTGTCCAAGAACTAGTCAGTATGGAAGTTGTTCAGGTTCCTTTCTTATAGATACAGTGCCAGGGCTCAAGCATGATACAGGCCTCGCAGTTGAATGGACAGTCGAGGAACAGTACAAACTCGATGAAGGACTTATCAAGTAGGTAGTTTATTTCGGGTCTCTGAATGAATAAAGCTCTCTGTAACAACTTCGTTTGTTCCAATATTTTCCAGGtgctatagtgaaatgttgttatagagaacatatactataacataacataacataagatgaAAGATCGGTTCCACAAAAAACACGGCTGTTATAGTGAAatattgttatagagaagtatGACTGTAGATGTTGAGATATGTTTGTGTCTATCCATGTTTGTTACAAAAATATATATTCTTACGTATGTATTTAACCTTCAATGTTTCGTTTGTAGGTATGCTAATGAACCCCGTATAATGAAATATGTTAAGATTGCAGCCATGCTGCGCGATAAAAATGTACGTGATGTTGCACTGAGATGTAGGTGGATCACGGTGAGCTCCCGAAGCTGTTTAATATCTCTCAATTGCTTGACAGCATTTATCTTTCATCTCTTTTGTAGAAGCTATTTATGATGAATTCTTCTCCTTTCATCTGTCTGAAACTTTTTTTGTCGTAGTTGATGCTTGTTGAGAAAGACTTGCTTACATCTTTAGTGATTGTTTGTCAGAGAAAGCGAAGGAAACAGGAAGACTATAGTTTGGGGAAGAAAGTGAAAGATAGGAAGGTGTGCCATCATATACTTTACTTCCTCCTTTTCCTCCCCTCCCTTTTTCTTGTATGGTATTACGAATTACTTTGCTTTGCTTATATGAGTACATAGTCAGTTATTTATTTctccaatttcttgaatctcGGAGTTTtttagaaacttttttttttgtaactttGATGTTTGCAGTTTTTTAGTCAGGTTAGTTTAGAGAAATGTGCATGCTGTCAAATGTAAACGTGACATCTTTATTTCCAGCTAACGCAGAGAGAGATAGAGTTTGATAAGATTAGGAGAGAATGTTTATGTGAAGGAGATAAAGAGGACAATACTTTTCATGCAGCAAAATGGAGCAAAGTAACAAAGATAAAGAAAGAGGGGAGTTTAATGCGAAACAAGAGTTTGCTATATTACTGGTTGTGGGGATATTGCCAGATTCCAAAATCCTTTAGAAACAGGTGATCCCTATTAAATATGCAAACCTGATCCTTGATGCAATAACCAGTAATATTCACATGGAGTTATATGatggaagaatgtgaggaagctGGGGGAGGAAACAGATTTGTTTCAATAACCCGTTTTATAGTACGTCTGATTTAGTTTGAAGATGGCCCAACTTCCCGGAAACTGGAAGGCACAAATGTTTTACTAGAAGGGACGGTTACTCTGAGGTGGAGACACCAAAAGGATGGGAAGTTCTTTCTTATAAGTTTTTCTCTTCGTCAAACATCTTCTCGATTAATTTGCCTTGGATGATTATCTGGAGGATAAAGCACATCTTAGGGTGGTTGAGTTTTGTTGGATTGTCATGTTTGATGCTTATTTGACACAATCAACTCTGCAGAAGAGGAGATTTTAATGTGTTGTAGGTGTTATAACTTATAAGTATGAGATTTATGGTGAAGATGCAAGCCATCTGTTGCTACACTGTGTAGTGGCTAGGCAGCTATGGAGTTTGTTTCTGAACATTTATGGACTGATTGGGTGATAGTTAAAAAAATAGCGACATTGGGTGCCTTAGACTGAAGGAGGCTTTCTTAATCTATCCAGGAAAGGAAGAGAGTAAACAAAGCAGGAGCATATATTatcaacggaaaagggccaaaattacccttgaactttgggaaatagttcatccataccctttgTTATACTTTAGAGCCAATtgtacccttaccgttatactatggggtcaattatacccttatgtctaaccacgtggcatcatcccagcccttccaaattattttctcctcaaataattttttacccactaaaataacccaacctgacccgacccgatttttttttccagccaaagtgatacggacccaacccattaccccttggctggaaaaaaaaaattcgggtcgggttgggttattttagtgggtaaaaaattatttgaggggaaaataatttggaagggctgggatgatgccacgtggcagctgttagacataagggtataattgaccccatagtataacggtaagggtataattgatcctaaagtataacgaagggtatggatgaactatttcccaaagttcaagggtaattttggcccttttccgtattatCAATTACTAACATATCAGCTTGCCCTTTTTCGGTTGATAAAGTAGAGAAACCAGAGGCATTTGAAGACAAAGCTGAATCAGTAGAGAAACTTAGATACAAATGCTTGTACTCTTTTGGCCTGTTGGTGTAATGTGTTAAATGCACATGAATTAGATATTCCTATAGGTTTTCTAGCCACTTTCGAGATTAATGTGGAGTGAGTTTTTGCAACGGTACATTTTATTTACCCACTCGGTACTGGTTTATAATGAATGAATTTTTTTCTAAAATGAAACCCACTAGATATGTGTTTTATCAAATGTTAAATGTTCTTGTTGAGTTATTTTATCTAACTCAATCAATTTTGTAAAAGAAACGACCTCCTCCCCGTATTTCAAGGGTGTGACTCAACATTAGAGAAACATATCATATAACTTAAAAGAACTTTTTAAGTATTATAATCATACTACTGTTGCTAGACCAAGGAAAGTTCTTCCTGTCTTGCCTATAAAAAAAGTTCTTACCTGTCTTGCCGGGTCTTTTGGGAGTTTTAAATTCCTGCTATTACAGAGAGAAACTCTGCTGGTGCTAATGGGTATGAGGGTAGGGGCGGGTGGATTTTGTCATTTCTTCTCTTTACTAAGACATGACCTTTGTGTTATTAATGGGAAGTGGCAATAGGATTGTCTACATCTAGTAGAATGTGCTGATTAGTTTTGCATCTACTAGGGAAAACTTCTGATTGGCCACATTTCAGATCACTAATGGACTAATTAATTCTACCTGTAGCAACTACTTTAGGAAAATTCACGTGTTCTCCCCTAGTTTCAGTGTGCCATGACATTAATTACTAATGATCTCTTTAATGTCTATTGGTATGTTCTATCTACATGCTTCTTTCCTTATGCATATTTTGTCACATTTTTGAGAAAGAAAAACATTAGATTTTCATGCTCTTTCAGGATAAATCAGCAGAAATGGCCTCAAAGAGTAGTGCATCTGCTTCACTTATGAACTTGGCTCCATATTCTCTCTCCATGAATCATCATGGCCATGGTGCTGCTATGCCTTCAGGAGGTTAGTCACCTGTTTATCAATAGGAGCCTATTCTTCTTCATTATCCTTTTTGCCAGGAAACAAAGTTGTAATATGATCTCTCAAAATAAATAGCTGTTTACTGAAATTGACTTAAATGATGTTTCTTCAGTTATCTTGTAACAGATAATTGCTTACCTAATAATTCGTAATGCAACTAGATAATGTTTCTGGTTAGAAGTGTGTGTTATTCATTCTGGTATCAGATGAACAGCAATCCGCTATAATGGAAGTATATAAATATCATTTTATTAAGCTTTTTTTAGAGTCTGATAAAATCTGAGAGCGATTTATTTAATTAGTTATTTAACTTTAAATAGGGAAAGGGAATCAAGTAATACCAAGGGTACCTTGTAGGAAAAGATGTTGAGTGGTGCAATGCTTTAAGTTTTTTCCCAAGTTACCAGCATATTGCTTGGCCAATTTTCGCATGCAAACACGAAAATATCTCATTTAGCATAATCTGGTAAAACTCTTGCTGAAATAACCGAACCATTTTGTAATTCTTTATGTTGTTTTTGTTTTgcatcttgcattatttcatgCAGGATGGCCTCTGATTGTCTAACTGATTTTTTGGTTGCTTAGCAGCACTACTTGGAACAAGGCGTCTATTGGAAGAAAATAATCAGGCCCTTAACAAAATTTCAGCTAACCTCTCAACATTCAAGGTATTAATCTCAACCTCTTATTTATAGAATGAAACTTATGAGATAATTGGAGGgagggaaaaaaaaagggaaggaaaaaaaaagatgcAAACTCTTGTTGAAGCACTTATGTAGATAGAGAAATAATCAACTCGTGAAGGAAAGGAATAGGAGGTGCTTTGGAGGACATACTATAGCTACAGACCTTAAAAGTCTAGTTGTTTGAGAGACCTTAAATGACCTGGAAACCTATATGGATTTTCTGAACACTCAAGGAAGTGTAAACTTTGTAAGTTTTGTACCTCCGATTTAGCACCTCAAACGGCTCTTACTACCTTATTAAAAAAAGCACCTCAAATGGGTGCTAATTATCAAACAATAAAACACTAATTATAAGTACTTTTAAACCACTCTTCTACAATGAAATAAAGATAATTCTGAATTGCTCTTGTTTATGCATAGAAACACACACCCAGGGACACATTTATTAACTGATTCCTTGTAACTATATCCAACTTTTGTCCACATTAACTTTTTTACGAGTCTGATCCTTCGACAGCAATGGTAATTACCAGAACTTGAGAGTGCGTGTAACACCGGTCATAACTAAGATCGGTGAAATTATCATCTGTAGGCCTTTTCTGCGTCAGATCTGACAGTCCTTTTAGTTCGAGTTCAAATAGAAAGGTGATACTTGTTATTTACCACTGACATGGTAGAACTAAGTAGGAAAATTAATGTGGTAACTGAAAGAGGTGTATATAACCCcggaaaaaagtaaaaataaagatGGAATCATTTTTTACATCTTCATGGATTAAAGCCTTTTTTATTTCTGTTTCCTGTTATGCCTTTAGGAAGGCGACTGGTGAATGTACCTCATCTTACAATTTTCTGTTTTGCATATATTCTGATAGCTGATGTCAATGTTTACATGAGCAGTTGCAGGACAATGTTGATCTTTTTTTCCAGACAAAGAACAACTTAACTGCCGTTTTAAATAAGTAATTCTACTATCCTTTTCATTTACCAGCATGCTGAATTGTGAATTTTAGTTGTCCTGCAATTCAGATAataatattattgtttatgccatTTCAGCATGAAAAATATGCCAGGGATTATGAGCCAAATGCCACCACTTCCAGTTTTCTTAAATGAGGAACTTGCTAGTAGTCTTTCGCCTAGTTCATCTCAGGTAATCTTGCTTTTTGTACCCTCTTTTAGGCAGAACGTTCGATTCTTATGCCACATCACTAGGGTTGATCCACAGCGTTAAAGAATCGGTTCTTCTAAAACTTCCATCATAACACTAGAATTACCCGTCATAAATATAATGAAGAAGCCCCGCCGGGGTTAGCTCAATTGGCAAAGGTTGGGTCGT from Lycium barbarum isolate Lr01 chromosome 10, ASM1917538v2, whole genome shotgun sequence includes:
- the LOC132614029 gene encoding uncharacterized protein LOC132614029 isoform X3, with translation MMLMSDYYSQLGMNFDVNNSGVGGGGMLFSGNPTMINNNNTSSNSHCPRTSQYGSCSGSFLIDTVPGLKHDTGLAVEWTVEEQYKLDEGLIKYANEPRIMKYVKIAAMLRDKNVRDVALRCRWITRKRRKQEDYSLGKKVKDRKDKSAEMASKSSASASLMNLAPYSLSMNHHGHGAAMPSGAALLGTRRLLEENNQALNKISANLSTFKLQDNVDLFFQTKNNLTAVLNNMKNMPGIMSQMPPLPVFLNEELASSLSPSSSQPMMFGCRSGIQLKQEPAC
- the LOC132614029 gene encoding uncharacterized protein LOC132614029 isoform X2; translation: MLFTDVMAAESNTGFHQQALGAIGSSSPQMMLMSDYYSQLGMNFDVNNSGVGGGGMLFSGNPTMINNNNTSSNSHCPRTSQYGSCSGSFLIDTVPGLKHDTGLAVEWTVEEQYKLDEGLIKYANEPRIMKYVKIAAMLRDKNVRDVALRCRWITRKRRKQEDYSLGKKVKDRKDKSAEMASKSSASASLMNLAPYSLSMNHHGHGAAMPSGALLGTRRLLEENNQALNKISANLSTFKLQDNVDLFFQTKNNLTAVLNNMKNMPGIMSQMPPLPVFLNEELASSLSPSSSQPMMFGCRSGIQLKQEPAC
- the LOC132614029 gene encoding uncharacterized protein LOC132614029 isoform X1, which encodes MLFTDVMAAESNTGFHQQALGAIGSSSPQMMLMSDYYSQLGMNFDVNNSGVGGGGMLFSGNPTMINNNNTSSNSHCPRTSQYGSCSGSFLIDTVPGLKHDTGLAVEWTVEEQYKLDEGLIKYANEPRIMKYVKIAAMLRDKNVRDVALRCRWITRKRRKQEDYSLGKKVKDRKDKSAEMASKSSASASLMNLAPYSLSMNHHGHGAAMPSGAALLGTRRLLEENNQALNKISANLSTFKLQDNVDLFFQTKNNLTAVLNNMKNMPGIMSQMPPLPVFLNEELASSLSPSSSQPMMFGCRSGIQLKQEPAC